A single genomic interval of Camelina sativa cultivar DH55 chromosome 11, Cs, whole genome shotgun sequence harbors:
- the LOC104723556 gene encoding terpenoid synthase 1, translating into MEMVDSISLVLNMKGIVAFGPKHGSILSLSFPTNLFSFYSFPQMLFPGKNVKLVCVKATATPTDDQVINRKFKKLPPSRWGHHFLSAQVDVSEMNGLAQEIEILKLKVGEMLMFSSISVESTKERILLIYMLLSLGVAFHFKDETEEILEESFEKINEMIADEDDLYTISTMFWVFRTYGYNMSPDVFKRFKGENEKFNKESLIGDVKGMVSLYEASHLRTRRDDILDEALSFTTRNLESLAIAGSSSPHILMRIRNALCMPQHYNAEMVFAREYISFYEQEEDHNKMLLRFAKINFKFLQLNWIQELKSLSIWWKQQDLASKLPPYFRDRLIECYLLALIVHYEPQFSRGRVALAKINTVLTLVDDTCDRYAYGNVSEVAALVHCVER; encoded by the exons ATGGAAATGGTCGATTCCATATCATTAGTGCTAAACATGAAAGGCATAGTAGCTTTTGGACCAAAACATGGATCTATACTCTCTCTTAGTTTCCCTACCAACTTATTTTCGTTCTATAGCTTTCCCCAAATGTTATTTCCGGGTAAGAACGTAAAGCTTGTTTGCGTGAAGGCCACTGCTACTCCGACTGATGATCAAGTAATTAATCGAAAGTTCAAGAAGTTGCCACCTTCGAGATGGGGTCATCATTTCCTCTCTGCTCAAGTCGATGTCTCG GAAATGAATGGCCTTGCGCAAGAGATCGAGATCCTAAAGTTGAAAGTAGGGGAGATGCTCATGTTTTCTTCGATAAGCGTTGAGTCGACCAAGGAGAGAAtccttcttatatatatgcttctGAGCCTTGGTGTAGCGTTCCACTTCAAAGATGAGACTGAGGAGATTCTAGAAGAGAGTTTTGAAAAGATAAATGAGATGATAGCAGATGAAGATGATTTATACACGATTTCCACCATGTTTTGGGTGTTCAGAACATACGGTTACAACATGTCTCCCG ACGTTTTCAAGAGATTCAAAGGGGAGAATGAAAAGTTTAATAAGGAATCTCTAATCGGTGATGTCAAGGGTATGGTGAGCTTGTATGAAGCTTCTCACTTGAGGACGAGGAGAGATGATATCTTGGACGAAGCGTTAAGCTTCACGACAAGGAACTTGGAGTCGTTAGCTATAGCCGGATCAAGTTCTCCCCATATTTTAATGCGTATACGAAATGCTCTTTGCATGCCTCAGCATTACAATGCCGAAATGGTATTCGCGAGGGAATACATTTCTTTttatgaacaagaagaagatcacaACAAGATGCTACTCAGATTTGCTAAGATCAATTTCAAGTTCTTGCAGCTAAACTGGATTCAAGAACTGAAATCCCTTAGCAT ATGGTGGAAGCAGCAAGACCTTGCATCTAAACTCCCACCTTACTTCAGGGACAGGTTGATCGAGTGCTATTTATTAGCATTAATTGTACATTACGAGCCACAGTTTTCACGTGGTAGAGTTGCACTAGCTAAGATCAACACAGTGCTTACCCTTGTTGATGACACTTGTGATAGATATGCATATGGTAATGTTTCTGAAGTTGCAGCTCTTGTTCATTGCGTGGAAAGGTAA